A region of the Pungitius pungitius chromosome 8, fPunPun2.1, whole genome shotgun sequence genome:
TatcctcactgctctgcaggtgATTCTTGTCTTTATGAAACAATCAGAGGCTCTGAAGAACCTGAACATTTtgcaataaatgtgtgtttatcacacagctgttaaaaTACTAGAAAGAGATGATTTAAATTCAATGCAAAATCTCTCGAATTAAATAAGAATTTCTATTTTCAGATGAATCCAGCCTCACATATTCTGTGGTTCAGCTCAAAAACCTTAAAAAGAAGAGTAGGTGATTTACTTTTTATAGTGAGAATTCCCTTTGATAGTTTAGTTCTTCTTAATTAAAGTCCTTCatgtgctctttgtgacagagaagCACGATGAACCAGACGAGAGCCCCGTTTACTCCAATGTGAGGATTCCATCAGCTGCAGGTACAGTCAACACCAACAGAGCCTTCAGAGGGTTTAACAGGTGCTACCTGCTCTGGTTTAATACGTTCATGCTGTCATCCAACGTGGTCCATGTCAACAATGTACACATCCTACATACAAGCACATAACAACGTTTAGACTTTTAGACAGCTCTTTGTAATGACCATAAGGGGGATGATGTTACATGTGACTCAGCACACAGAGATTCCACGCAGGACACCAACAAGCAGTTCAAATAATTTATTGAGAGCAAAAATTCCAAAGGGATGTGAACCACTGTTGTGAGGTTGTCTTTTGTCCATGTACAGCTACCGTAGTTTGAGGTATGCTAACCACGAGTGTAACAGcatcgtgttgttgttgttcgagTCAAACGCATAGCTTAGGTTTCTCTGGGCTGTGCAAAATAAAACCCTCTTTAATGTGGAACACGACTCTCGTCTTGCCTCATATCATATCATAACCACTAAAGCTTAAGGTCGGCGTTTCGGGGAAGGGGTCGAATTCCGAGGGGAGTGTCAGATCCGACACAGCTCTGTAGTGGAATCCAGGTGAGGCAGGCGGTACAGCAGGTAAGGAACGGGTAAAGAGCTGAATCTGCGCTGAGGAACAGAGGTCAGACAGACAGAACAACTAGAGTCACCTCGACAACACGAGCTGTGACACTGAGCCACGTCACCACGTCGGGGAATGTAACGATCTGAGCTGGAGGGGTGAACAGCCCGGGTCTAAATGATGCAGAGGTGAATCATGGGATGTGGGACCCGCTGTGTAGAATGGAGCAGGATTGATGGCCACGcctcttgcaggtggagtcagacgtcacagacggacacacgggggggaaggaaggaagatgcaaacacacaggatGGGGAAAACGGCAGCTGACCGATGCCACATTTAATTAATGTATATTTATCCATCCGTCCTGATTTAACTGAAaatgtgtcttgtgtttttaGATGACAATGTGACGTTTGTCCAGGTTCACCCCCCcactggaaagaagaagaataaaggtAAGTCCACATCAGGTATTAACACCTTGTGATGTGAGATCTGTCTCCATCCAGTAGTTAAATATATTATTCTTACATTATTTCTCTTTATTCCTACTTCAACTATTTTTGTAACCTGCTTAATGTTAtcttctttgggttttttttgttttattatcctGATAACAACGTATATCagtacattattatttttaactagGGCACAGCTGgcaaacatacaaaataaaatctattcATTGGTAGGAAAATCCAGATGTGTTGCAGAAGAGGAATCTGTTTATTCTCAAGTCAAACCAGGAACATCTGGTAATGAACTAATTTATTTCACATAGTTAAACGTCATTAAGCTAATTTTGAATacccattattgttatttttctttattcattagagCCATGATGCTTtcccccagggacacgagaacCCTTCATCTGATGGAGACATTTCATCATCTGCCCAAACAGTTTTAGGTTTTTCAGGGTTTTTCATGTCCAGGGACACGGATCAAAGTAAAGTGCTGTATATCTCCTGCTAAAATGAAGCATCAGCAAATAGAGACTCATCAAAATGggagctggtgctgctgctctgtggacACATCTTTATAGTCTTCTGAATGCTActcaaatctttattttaaatgttgcatATAGTCTAAAGTTGCATAAAGCCTTCTGCTTGTACCCTTACATCCCTCTGTAATACTTGGTCCCAGTAAAAGTGGATAAATAGCATTTCACATGGAGTGGGTGTCCCTTTTATGTCTAagattgtatttttttccacataTACTTACCGACGTCTCGTAACGTCACAAGATATTTAGAGTTGCAAAAGGAACGGGTCCATTTCAAAGGGACGTTTGCATTTAGCAACTGATGGCTGTAAGAAAGCATCAAAAGCTTTAAGAGTAAATCAACAAACTCCTTTCAGCCTTTGTGAGGGATTTAAGAAGAAGTGCAAACCCAGCGGTGggaagtatattacatgtagtaatgtttagtgtagaattgtagtttgtgtgatgttagatagtagatatgacatttgtatgttaaatgatgTGAATGCATTAtccaataaaatgtaatatatctACCTTCACGGAGTTATTTTTAACATAGGGGCTATTTCTACATGTGATTACTATGTCTTCTAGATTGCAAGTGGTTAGATAAATAAGTCCCAATCTGCACTTTCCTGActttgaaagagagagagatgtgactTAGCTGAGAAACTTTAAACTCTTAAATTCTGTGGTCAAGCAGCCTCTACTTCAAAAAACACAGTCAAGTCCGCACGTTATTTTGCGTAACGTTATATATTTAAGCATTAAGGTACGAGAAgcagtactttatcgtccaatcaTCTAACAGTCCCGAGTGTCCCGAGTTGGGGGTGGGTCTTCCTGGAAGGACACTGCTCGTGCTGGTACCCGCCACTGGTTACGTGTCTTTAGCTCCTGCATGAATTATCAGGAGCATGAAtctaaaattacatttgtaatattccccaaattccaatcaactaataaatacatatacagcTCTTCTAGTCAGGAAACATAATTATGCTGTCATCAGTTGATATACTCTTCATAGTTCGAAGTGAAAAGTTCGAAAGTGTTCGTAAATTtacttatatttatttacagtgtAGGTTCAATTACACACGTATGCATAGTATTTTTTTAACGGTTTTAGTTTGGTATGCccattcacatttaaacatttcattccTGTAAGCCTTATATTTCAGATTAATGGTATTTCTGGAGAGGGGCAAACCCTGCGTTATCTGCGTGTGACTCAGCAGTTTTAGTCGCGGTGCCTGATGTGCTTCTTGTGGGCGGGGCCTGCGCAAATGAGAGAGCCGTCACTATACGAGCCCCTATTTATTTGGTAATATTAAGATTTCATCCCCTCAGTGCCCCCCTACTCATTCTCCCTGATATGATGaatttaaataacaaataaatgcaaataaattctAGCTGAGTTGCACCACGTGGATCAGTGTGTAggatgtggggagggggggcggatcTATTTCAAGGAGcacggagcaggaggaagagtccGCCGGCAGGAGGTCAGTCCCACGTGTGActccagaggaggagaacaTCACCGGGAGGATCATCTCCGCCTCTCGTCTTCATCCGTAGACACCGTGAACGTTCCACCCGCCCGCGCGCGCTGCTCCTCTCCGGTGTTTTGGATGTGTCGACCAACCGCAGCGCTGCGCGCGGTGCTCTGCGTGTTTCTCTGCGCGGCGCATCTGTGCGCTGCGGGCACAATCCAGCTGTTCAACCCCCGACCGGTTATAGGTGAGACCCCCCGTGGACAGAtccgtgtgcgcgtgtgagtccctacagagaaagagagagatagtTATAACAGCTGTTACGTAATTCTAGAATGTTCGAGGataggtgtgtgcgtgttgacATAGAGGGTGTGTGGGCTTGTACGCGCGTGTGTGCAGGTTATGATGatgtaaaaattaaaaaaaaatctaccaaTACATGTTGTATTTAACCACCATTCACTGTGATTATACATAAAGGGAATGTTGTGATAATCCCACTCAGATCGATATATAGATATCTCTTTGTAGCTCATTTGTGTTTCTTCAAGGTGAAGGCCTCTGTTGTACTTCCTCCGTGTGGAAACAAGATGTAAGTGTTGTTTGGGGTCTGCCGTCCCTCTCCAGGTGTGCTGGCGCAGGAAAACCTTCCTGGAGACAAGTTCGCTCGCGGCTCGTCCTACATCGCCGCGTCCTACGTGAAGTACCTGGAGGGAGCCGGGGCGCGAGTCGTGCCCATCAGGTATGTATATacgtacatatgtatatatgtaaaggTATGTATTTAGACAAAGGCCACAgacaaacagtaaaaaaaataacactcaTTTTAGTGGTAATATTTAATGATATAATAGTTGATGATGAAATGTCCCATAGCTGCAGCTGATCGGTTTCATACATCCTCCTGTTGGCTGTAAAAGAGCTTGATGAGCATTATGTCAGGACTCCACCATTCACATCCCAATTAGGACAACTTAACACATGGGATGAAACGGTGGGTGATTTGGACCCACGTGGGTGTGAACTGCATCGACTGAATATGtaatttctctttttgtgcCTCTTCTGGTCCCCAGAATCaacctcacagaagaagaaTATGCTCACATCTTTGCCTCAATAAATGGGTGGGTAAACCGTGGTTCTCTATTTGAGTTTCTATTCGTAAGTTGAGTTTTTTGTGGTTTGTTTCAGCCCACTTGAGGATCTTTAACCTGGTTGAAAGCTTTGAAcaactattttttaaatattgtgcaGGGTAAAACGGCAAAAAAGATATCCACCCTGAcgagaaaataattaaaagctGTTAATACACATAGTAAAGTCCCATTAGTTGGTCATGTTAGTTAAATGGTGTCGTCCATGACGCCTCAGAAAATATTTCAAAGCTTCTACATctaagtgtgtttttctcaggctgctgctgccgggaGGAGATGTGGACCTTCAAAAGTCACAGTTCAGTCGAGCAGCCAGGATCTTCTACCGATTGGCTGTGAaggtaaaatatgaaatatctaACTTCCGAGTAGGGATGAAGTGGAAaaacaattaagaaaataatctTCTCTTTTCCCTGAAAATAATTACTCTATTATTATATGTAATCAAACTATTTTAGTGAGCAACCAATACAACATGAttcaaaatcttttaaattaatttgtggCGAAATGGCTTTATTACTTGAAGGCTCTGATGGATTCTCGTTGTCTCCTGTCCTCTGCAGGCCAACGATGGCGGGGACCACTTCCCCATCTGGGGCACCTGTCAGGGCCTCCAGCAGCTATCCGTCATCACGGCCCACAAGAACCTGTTGACCCTCACCGACACCAAGGCTGTGGCTCTACCGCTCACTCTCACACCAGGTGTCCTTCTCCGTCCCCGTCCTGCGCTCCATTTCCTCCCTCTGATGTCCTTCAGCAACAGCTTTGTCTGCGCAGGGCAAATGCTGAGGCATTTTATTCATCAGATTACAAAGTATTCCTGTTGAACCTCATGAAACCACAAGAATCTGCACGGCTTCTTAATTTATGCAAAGTCCTTTCAAGATTTATACTGAACTAAAAACTATTGATATCAATTAGATGGATTTATTTGTCAGTCCTTTAGTCACACAAAGTGCGACTAAAGCTACCTACTAAGTAAAACTTTAGCAACAAACTTCTATAACATTGATGGGGACCCACACAGCATGTTTGGTAATGTTGGTAAACTAGTATTTATTGCCCATTTCCAGGGGGATTTCTTTAGATGAAATCCTACTAGAACAACTCTAAAGCAGCCTCCAGGCCACTAAACTGTGGTCAGAATTCCACCCACAGAACTGTAGAACTCGTAGTGCTCAATGCAGTTAGATTCGGGCGGATCCCATGCAAATTAGGCTCCACGCGGCTCTCCTCGCCCGTTAACCCTCTCCTCCAATCCTGCTGTCTGTATCAGGCCGTCTGTGAAGCTCTATGGAAGTTCGTCGCTAAATGTAACTTTTCCTTTCTTGTGTTGTGCGAACTGCTTCTCCGGACATCGGTCCTCTTTAGCGGCCCAGTCCAGTCGACTCTTTCGAAGTTTCCCCAAGGATCTGCTGCACTCTGTCGCCGAAGAGAACATCACCTCCAACTTCCACAGCTGGAGTCTGACTCTGCAGGTATTTTCTGCTCCCTTTctcaaaaaaaaagcacaggtgttAGAATTCAAAATAGTCTTTTGGATTGGATTATCAAATAGTACCCGAAACACCTCGCCCCTAATTTGGTACATCACAGTAAACATAAATTGTCAGTGGCTGTTTTCGATGAATTGGTTAGTAGACGCCACCATATATTGCTGTCAATTTTAACCACTAAATAATTTAAAGCAGAGTGTGATTTGCTAGGAGCAACAAATGGTATTTTAATTTGAGCATCAGTGAGGATTTCATATCTTTGAAGTCATGCTTGAAACTTACCAGAAGAGCAAAGGTTTCTAAATGTGAACTCTAAATAAACTCTGAGAATACACAAATGCTGATGAACTAAGTAGCTTTAAAGAGCAAACAATCACCGCAACTGGCAGATTCTATTGCTACAATTAAATAATCGTACTGTCAACTATTGTAacttaaaaaaagttaacagtTTACAGTTAAATCAACCGTCAACAGTCAAGAAAGAAGACGTACAAAGAACAGGAAATTAttgtacacaaaacacacatgggTGCTTCTGAACATAaacaggttcagcaagttgatAGTTACGGTACTATATGTGCTATGGGGGTAAAAGGGCAGATCCTTTGTCAATGTCACGAAACACAGTTAAATCAACCTCATCTAGAATGCAAAGTCGAGAGAGAAAAGTACAAAACATTGATCTAAACAGTTTACACACATGCTGATCTAACCATTGCACCACCTCATCCGAAATGCAAGAAATAAGAAGGACAAAGGATGTCGGTCTATACAGATTAAGGACAGCGCAATGCAATCATTGCACCACCTCATCTGAAATGTAAGTTAATACCCTAAACAAGGGTATACAGAGACTTCGCAAATGTCATGAAACTGATTTATGATCATGGGTTTGAATCCCTTCCTCGACTGTAAAGAAAACAGGAGCTGCCAGAAGAATTCCTAAATTCATAACCTAACCAAACTGTGACTCCTATTTGTGCCCCAGTAGGTGTACTCATGGTACTCAATGTGCTAATGAGGTAAATGGGCGGAGGCTTTGCAAATGTCATGAAACTGACCTATTCTACTATCATGGGTTTGATCTATACAGATTACACACCTGCCGATGTAACCATCGCACCACCTCAGCCGAAATGCAAGTCAAGAAAGGAGAAGTACAAGGGTATTGATCTACACAGATTACACACAGGGCAATGCAACCATTGCACcacttcattaaaaaatgagttgagaaaaatgaaatataaagacAGGAAGTTATTATACACTAAAAACACACGGGTGCCTCTGAGGATAAACAGGTTCAGCAAGATAAGCATTATTGACATAAGagctttacttttacatttggtGGGGATTTCATTTTCTTGAATTCCTACTTGACAATTAGCTAAAGAGCAAAGATTCCTAAATTCATAACCTAACCAAACTGTGACTCCTATTTGTGCCCCAGTAGGTGTACTCATGGTACTCAATGTGCTAATGAGATAAATGGGCGGAGGCTTCGCAAATGTCATGAAACTGACCTAGTCTACCATCATGGGTTTGAATCCCATCCTCGACTGTAAAGAAAACAGGAGCTGCCAGAGGCTGTTATTAATGGGTTAGAGAATTAGCAGATTCTATTGCTGCAAATTAATGATTGTACTACCCCCATTGaagctttaaaaagcttttgtttaaagttaaatCACCCTCATCCAGAAGTCAAGAAAGtacaaaaacaggaaattattatacacagaacacacacggGTGCTTCTGAAAATAAGCAGGTTCTGCAGGTtaagaaatactgaaataagAGGTTGCCTTTTACATCTGGGTGGGGatttcattttgtgaaatcCTACTTGAAAATTAGCTAAAGAGCAAAGATTCCTAAATTTACAACCTAACCAAACTGTGACTCCTATTTGTGCCCCAGTAGGTGTTATCATGGTAGTCAATGTGGTAATGAGGTAAATGGGCGGAGGCTTCTCAAATTATTCTTCGCTATTCTACGATCATGTGTTTGAATCCCATCCTCGACTGTAAAGAAAACAGGAGCTGCCAGAGGCCGTTATTAATGGGTTAGAGAATTAGCAGATTCTATTGGTACAAATTAATGATTGTACTACCCCCATTGaagctttaaaaagcttttgtttaaagttaaatCACCCTCATCCAGAAGTCAAGATAGAAAGAGTACAATAACAGGAATTTATtatacacagaacacacacggGTGCTTCTGAAAATAAGCACCCTTTGCAAGTtaagaaatactgaaataagAGCTTGCTTTTCACATTTGGTGGGGatttcattttgtgaaatcCTACTTGAAAATTAGCTAAAGAGCAAAGATTCCTAAAGTTTAAACCTAACCAAACTGTGACTCCTATTTGTGCCCCAGTAGGTGTACTCATGGTACTCAATGTGCTAATGAGGTAAATGGGTGGAGGCTTCGCAAATGTCATAAAACTGACCTATTCTACCATCATGGGTTTGAATCCCATCCTCGACTGTAAAGAAAACAGGAGCTGCCAGAGGCTGTTATTAATGGGTTAGAGAATTAGCAGATTCTATTGCTGCAAATTAATGATTGTACTACCCCCATTGaagctttaaaaagcttttgtttaaagttaaatCACCCTCATCCAGAAGTCAAGAAAGCACAAAACAGGAAATTATtatacacagaacacacacggGTGCTTCTGAATGTAAGCAGGTTCTGCAGGTTAAGAAATACTGAAATACGAGCTTGACTTTTACATTTGGTGGTGatttcattttgtgaaatcCTACTTGAAAATTAGCTAAAGAGCAAAGATTCCTAAAATTACAACCCAACCAAACTGTGACTCCTATTTGTGCCCCAGTAGGTGTACTCATGGTACTCAATGTGCTAATGAGGTAAATGGGTGGAGGCTTCGCAAATGTCATGAAACTGACCTATTCTACCATCATGGGTTTGATCTATACAGATTACACACCTGCCAATGTAACCATCGCACCACCTCAGCCGAAATGCAAGTCACGATAGAAGTACAAGGACATTGATCTATACAGATTACACACATTCTGATTTAACCAGCGCACCAGCTTATCTGAAATGCAAGTCAAGAAAGGAGAAATACAAGGGTATTAATCTATAGAGATTACACAGAGGGCAATGGAACCATTGCACCACTTCATCAAAAAATgagttgagaaaaatgaaatataaagacAGGAAGTTATTGTACACTAAATACAAACGGGCGCCTCTGAGGATGAACAGGTTCAGCAAGATAAGCATTATTGACATAAGagctttacttttacatttggtGGGGATTTCATTTTCTTGAATTCCTACTTGAAAATTAGCTAAAGAGCAAAGATTCCTAAATTCATAACCTAACCAAACTGTGACTCCTATTTGTGCCCCCAGTAGGTGTACTCATGGTACTCAATGTGCTAATGAGGTAAATGGGCGGAGGCTTCGCAAATGTCATGAAACTGACCTAGTCTATCATCATGGGTTTGAATCCCATCCTCGACTGTAAAGAAAACAGGAGCTGCCAGAGGCTGTTATTAATGGGTTAGAGAATTAGCAGATTCTATTGCTGCAAATTAATGATTGTACTACCCCCATTGaagctttaaaaagcttttgtttaaagttaaatCACCCTCATCCAGAAGTCAAGAAAGCACAAAACAGGAAATTATtatacacagaacacacacaggtgctTCTGAATGTAAGCAGGTTCTGCAGGTtaagaaatactgaaataagagcttgcattttacatttggtggggatttcattttgtgaaatcCTACTTGAAAATTAGCTAAAGAGCAAAGATTCCTAAAATTACAACCCAACCAAACTGTGACTCCTATTTGTGCCCCAGTAGGTGTACTCATGGTACTCAATGTGCTAATGAGGTAAATGGGTGGAGGCTTCGCAAATGTCATGAAACTGACCTATTCTACCATCATGGGTTTGATCTATACAGATTACACACCTGCCAATGTAACCATCGCACCACCTCAGCCGAAATGCAAGTCACGATAGAAGTACAAGGACATTGATCTATACAGATTACACACATTCTGATTTAACCATCGCACCAGCTCATCTGAAATGCAAGTCAAGAAAGGAGAAATACAAGGGTATTAATCTATAGAGATTACACAGAGGGCAATGGAACCATTGCACCACTTCATCAAAAAATgagttgagaaaaatgaaatataaagacAGGAAGTTATTGTACACTAAATACAAACGGGCGCCTCTGAGGATGAACAGGTTCAGCAAGATAAGCATTATTGACATAAGagctttacttttacatttggtGGGGATTTCATTTTCTTGAATTCCTACTTGAAAATTAGCTAAAGAGCAAAGATTCCTAAATTCATAACCTAACCAAACTGTGACTCCTATTTGTGCCCCCAGTAGGTGTACTCATGGTACTCAATGTGCTAATGAGGTAAATGGGCGGAGGCTTCGCAAATGTCATGAAACTGACCTAGTCTATCATCATGGGTTTGAATCCCATCCTCGACTGTAAAGAAAACAGGAGCTGCCAGAGGCTGTTATTAATGGGTTAGAGAATTAGCAGATTCTATTGCTGCAAATTAATGATTGTACTACCCCCATTGaagctttaaaaagcttttgtttaaagttaaatCACCCTCATCCAGAAGTCAAGAAAGCACAAAACAGGAAATTATtatacacagaacacacacaggtgctTCTGAATGTAAGCAGGTTCTGCAGGTtaagaaatactgaaataagAGCTTGCCTTTTACATTTGGTGGGGatttcattttgtgaaatcCTACTTGAAAATTAGCTAAAGAGCAAAGATTCCTAAAATTACAACCCAACCAAACTGTGACTCCTATTTGTGCCCCAGTAGGTGTACTCATGGTACTCAATGTGCTAATGAGGTAAATGGGTGGAGGCTTCGCAAATGTCATGAAACTGACCTATTCTACCATCATGGGTTTGATCTATACAGATTACACACCTGCCAATGTAACCATCGCACCACCTCAGCCGAAATGCAAGTCACGATAGAAGTACAAGGACATTGATCTATACAGATTACACACATTCTGATTTAACCATCGCACCAGCTCATCTGAAATGCAAGTCAAGAAAGGAGAAATACAAGGGTATTAATCTATAGAGATTACACAGAGGGCAATGGAACCATTGCACCACTTCATCAAAAAATgagttgagaaaaatgaaatataaagacAGGAAGTTATTGTACACTAAATACAAACGGGCGCCTCTGAGGATGAACAGGTTCAGCAAGATAAGCATTATTGACATAAGagctttacttttacatttggtGGGGATTTCATTTTCCTGAATTCCTACTTGAAAATTAGCTAAAGAGCAAAGATTCCTAAATTCATAACCTAACCAAACTGTGACTCCTATTTGTGCCCCCAGTAGGTGTACTCATGGTACTCAATGTGCTAATGAGGTAAATGGGCGGAGGCTTCGCAAATGTCATGAAACTGACCTAGTCTATCATCATGGGTTTGAATCCCATCCTCGACTGTAAAGAAAACAGGAGCTGCCAGAGGCTGTTATTAATGGGTTAGAGAATTAGCAGATTCTATTGCTGCAAATTAATGATTG
Encoded here:
- the zgc:171566 gene encoding zgc:171566, translating into MCRPTAALRAVLCVFLCAAHLCAAGTIQLFNPRPVIGVLAQENLPGDKFARGSSYIAASYVKYLEGAGARVVPIRINLTEEEYAHIFASINGLLLPGGDVDLQKSQFSRAARIFYRLAVKANDGGDHFPIWGTCQGLQQLSVITAHKNLLTLTDTKAVALPLTLTPAAQSSRLFRSFPKDLLHSVAEENITSNFHSWSLTLQNFSRNAKLKRFYKVLSINSDGKKEFISTMEAYRYPFYAVQWHPEKSSFEWIDKPGMVHSTAAVAVCFYTARFFVSEAMKNQHHFSSAAEEERSLIYNFSPVYRGTHAIFVQNYYFD